DNA from Elgaria multicarinata webbii isolate HBS135686 ecotype San Diego chromosome 8, rElgMul1.1.pri, whole genome shotgun sequence:
acccacaggaaagaggccGGACCCCTgggtgcctaagccttttatccctttctggaacccctttgtcaccagacccaccttgaccaatagaaaccccatagcaacccacacctctctcGAAGGGAGGGGgtaatgctcccagacattgcacagctgcaacctgATACTCACCCCGGCACCAGCtcagggaggcgttatcagatgccaggcgcttctcgcccagtgcggccttggcatttcacttactacttccttttcagacacaaagaaaccaaacccttctccctctccctgagatgaaacaaaagatgttctcttaaaggaaccatgggctcagcccatgacaggtCCAATCCAGAaaggcacttcttctgttcttatcgtgtgtgtttttaatatatgaTATCTTCTATTTTGATTTGATATCCTCTAAAGTTTACAGAAAAATAACCATTATTATCCTAATCAAATCAATACAGTCAAAAATCCTCTTTgtttgtaaggcaactctgttttactgagcgtaatacagctgtatggagaaaggCCTACAGGTGAAAAACTTCTCAACAGCtaatgtgaaaagcaggtatatttatacatagtagcatcttaaccaatgagcagttagcaaagttctaaagcaaaacaaagacagatcaaagaaaagttCTGCATTATACCTCATTAACGGATGGCCCATAACACTTCTGGCAATGCCCGATTGACCTGGATGGCCAGTCCTCCTTATTAAGCCAGGTTATGTGTCTTCTACTTGATaattagaaattccaattaagcatttccttgttgatataacagttttagcattatagcacattcaggcacatccATTATTCCAAttccatcatgcagttcacttgcaagagccaaactacatacagaggcctacatgcagagcaggtatatcaaggcttctTACCTTGTTTTCTCAATACCCCAAAGAAAAGAAATTCCAAGCAGTTCCTTTTGCTGATTGTTGTATTCTGtgtttctcctttctttccaGTGCATCAAGAAATTTCCAGTGATGGAATGAGTTGGTCTATTTTAGGCTTGCCTGTCGTCTCTTACCTTGATTCTGGAGAATATATATGCAAAGCAAAAAACTTTCTCGGAGCAACGGAAGCATTCATCTCCCTGATCATCACTGATTCGGAAAGCACAAATGATCCCACTGTCAATTCGAAAGGAACGTGGAATGGAAAAGTGAGTGGGATGGAAGCGGCAGCTTACAATGACAATTTGGTTGCAAGGTATGTCATCACAACATCAACGTCTCCTACTTTGGGTGCCAGATCAATTCGTGCCAACACGGAAGGGAATCTGGCACTTCGAGATCAGGCACTCAATATGATCAACAATCCAAAAAATCTCTTAGCAAGTCCACCCACTGCCCAGAAAGAGCCTGAACGCCTCGTAAGATCTGTTAGAGTAATAGGAGACACTGATCATAGTGTCTCGTTAGCATGGAAGGCTCCCCAGGCCAAGAATACGACGGTGTTCAGCATCCTTTATGCCATCTTTGGAGAAAGGGACATGCGTAGAATCAAcgtggagccaggtaagaccAAGATCACCATCAATGGTTTGATACCGAAGACGAAATATATTGTATGTGTCTGTGTCAAAGGACTGATTCCCAGGAAGGAGCAATGCATCATCTTTTCCACAGATGAAGTTGCCAGTGCTGGGGGAACCCAAAAGTTGATCAACGTGGTGGTCATTAGTGTGGCCTGTGTCATTGCAGTCCCCCTGACCTTAGTGGTCTGTTGTGGGGCCCTGAAAAGGCGCTGCAAGAAATGTTTCACACGGAAACCCAAGGAAATCCAGGACTCTTACGTCACCTTTGAAAGCCTCTCTCCAGGGGCCAAAGCAAAAGGAATGGAAGGGGAATACTTGACTAGACACACACCTGATGAATCTAACAGGTTGCTCTCTGCACGGTCCAGTGTGGATTCTGAAGCAATCCCAAAGGCAGAAGGACAGCCGAATGAATACTTTTGCTGATACCAGTCTGTTAGTAACACCTGCTTAACAAACGTACTTATGTTTCTTGATTTGGCAATTCTCACATTGCCTGATATTGAAGACTCTCATGTCACAAGTCTTGTCTCCTAATATATTTGGCAAAAGAACTATGTGCAGCTTTCCTGCTATATCTCCACCTCCACCCTCAATTCAAGGATGAAAAGACTATGTACAGCTTTAATGGGACTCCCCCCGCCGCCCAGTTCACAATACAAGGATATATCCATTAATCTACAATGGAAAGACTTCATTTTCTACAGTTTCATCTAATGAGGGGATTCCCAATACATGGGGCTGTGagggtgtgggggaaggaaaggtCATTAATTGTAGGTCATTAGGACCCAGCAGATGATGGTTGGATTCGAGTTTCTCCAGACCAAGAAAGACATAGTTGTGAAACTGAAGGCTGTAGTGGACAGAGGCTGGGTAAGATATATATGGATGAGCATAGAAGAGACTTAAGTCTTTGTGAGGTTGATTGTGACTGGAGACTTCTCCTACGCTAGCACACAGTGGTGGATCTTTAAAGAATGTGAGATATAGTGGTCAATCCTTACAAGTTATCATATCCCTCCTGCTGGATCCTAATTACTATGCGGTTCCCTAGAAAGGATTTGAtatcaggaggaggaaaggaaacctGTTTGGTCATGGGTGCGTATTGTCTTGCACATATCCCTAGGTCTCTTGTTCCTTTCAACAAAATGAAGTCTGTTCTGTGAATACATGTACATCTATGTAATGATGTTGAATGCATATTCTAGTGTCTCATTGTCTATTCTccattctggagtccattaaataatttaaaatgaggTGTGCTAAACTCCATTCTGAGTGACCCACCAAGAAATGGCTTCGGATAAATAATAAAAGTCACATTAAATTGTTGTCGGGATTCACAAAGTCATCTGCTATACCTGACCTCAACAAAGGAGAGACTTTGAAGACTGAAAATGCCTTACCTCCTGCAAAAAtgatcaaaaaataaaataaaaaataaatatcttgtggcatcttaacccccacccccaaacaactAACACATTCATTCTGTTCTTGATCTGTGCTCTCAGAGGAAGAGAGACAAGCAGCTACATCTGGTGCTGATCTATATAGACCCAGCCCATTTAACTGGTGCACCTATAATTGAAAAAGCTATTCAGCATGTTCTCCAGCAGCAGCTGTCTTTGTCTAGCAAAGCAAGATCAGTCGCTGCTGGAGCAAACCGATcagcaacttttttaaaaaagatagcaGCATCTGTTGTATAGGATTGGTTGATACTGGCCTGATGCTGTTCCTTAATATCTTCACTgcctccctcccctagaaaaacAGTACAGTATGTCCATCAGTCCTAGAAGCCTCTTCCACTGTTATCACTGAACAACTCTTGTCATAAAAATCGAAACTGATAGTCaagcttagggtggccatatgaaaaagaggacagggctcctgtatctttaacagttgtattgaaaagggaatttcagcaggtgtcatttgtatatatggggaacctggtgaaattccctcttcatcacaacagttaaaactgcccgtgtcctgccctcttataagtctggtcactctagtatagctcctgcaactttaactgttgtgatgaagaggtaatttcattcagatacaggagccccgtcctccttttcatatggtcaccctagtcaagccAAACCAGTGATGTTGGCTTACTTAGGATGGGGATGAGATGGGTGAATGGTGATTCCGGCTTTTGGATCTTAAACAAGGTTAGCCTAATAATGAGGTAGTCTAAAAGCTCTGGCTCCAGTGTGGCAAATTTTTACTGACAGTGTCCAAAATGGGTGACACCTTGGGCCCTTAAATATGCTGCTGGTTGAAACCTCTCCAAGATGGCTGCAGGTAAATGTGCTGTCATGTGTTttccaaggccattgctagacgaggagttagcctggtgtgaggcccggtctccctcctgtgcatccagatgacgcacaggggatcccggggtcaggctgggctaagtcttcccttgatgtacattgatgtacatcaatgtacattgatggtgctatataaataaataaataaataaataaataaataatattgaaccgggataagcggatctgtttatggcccagcttttccgcagccccggcctgaggccggggctgtggaaggtttggcagggtccgtggcttttcccggctgctcgcttgcgagtagccagaagaagccacggactgggaacagcattccataggagcactgtgcccatcgggccaggggggagtcatgggggggggagatgggggccgggggaaagaacggacccagcaggagagatagggggaagaagaacggggacaggcatggaggacggggacaggggaagaagaacggggatgggggatgggaatggaggccagggctggggaagaagaacggggacgggggacagccatggcggatggggggggaaagaagaacggggatgggggacaggcatggcggactgggggaagaagaatggggacgggggacagccatggcggacggggggaagaagaacggggacgggggacagccatggtggatggggatgggcatggcagatggggggaggatgggtgagcgagcgggcaggggggcatcagacatcgtgggggggaatcagggggagcggggaaccttttatttttttaaaaaaaatacttacctttttcgtgggtgcgctcctgtgcacatggccctttaagagagagaaaactggagcacgcgacagggctttcccttgccccgtcgcgtgtttacatctagctagggcaACAGCACACGCTAGCTGCAGTgcagcctcgccccgactcccgaccagattatctggtaggtctagcaaggcccttgttgTTGCTCCCTGGTGAAATATCTCCGACAAGCTTAGTACAATTCTATACCTAGGATTTTAATATTATGTGGCTCTTTCATGGTATGTGGGGCAAAGCTGGAGTGGCACATTGTTCTGGAGCAAGTCTCATGCAGAGAAATTGTTGGGAGTAGTTTGAATTAAAGCCACTTCAGTTTGAACAAGACCAACGTGTGTAAATTGCTCACTCTACAGCGGGTGTGTGCATGTAGAAGAGAGAGATTTCTTTGGTAGTCTCCTGGAGAGAGATTGTATATACAGAGGAACCTGTCACGGTTTAGTCAATATTTTGACTTTCCGCCAAATGTTGTGAAAAgcagctttaggaaagagaaaaggcgAATAAAGGGACTGAAAGCAAACTGGTGATAAATTGAAAGCCCACTGTCTTTAAAGAAGAGACGTTGCTGCACTATGGAGTTCCATATGCAATTTCAGTCTCTGATTGCAGTTGGaagcaaattgcatgcaaatacATTGACACTTTTCTGAGTGTCAGGCTGAGCAGCTCAAAATGCTACAGCTGCTTCATACATTCCAATTTGAATGGGGTACAGATTGCAAAAGTCCCATGAGGTGTGCGTGCTCAAGCTGTAAATGTTGGAAGAACATATACATCTTTTTTGCGCTTGGATATG
Protein-coding regions in this window:
- the LRIT1 gene encoding leucine-rich repeat, immunoglobulin-like domain and transmembrane domain-containing protein 1, with the protein product MWVTVGLVCCLMFGGLPLALCSCPSQCSCSFHSISEGTKARAVLCNDPEMTLTPVNFPGDTFKLRIEKTAIRRVPGESFHSLRNLEFLWMPYNSLASLSLTNFRGLRQLQELRLDGNTLTAFPWEALLSMPQLRLLDLHNNELASIPAEAAQYIRNITYLDFSSNKLVTLPQELIAVWSNLQAVPYFPNDNSKIILGLQDNPWACDCSLYEMVHFLNFQSPNVAFIEPRLKCFTPRSLAGVLFSQVELRKCQSPVVHTSVAKVKTILGSTVLLRCGTTGVPIPELSWRRADGNPLNGTVHQEISSDGMSWSILGLPVVSYLDSGEYICKAKNFLGATEAFISLIITDSESTNDPTVNSKGTWNGKVSGMEAAAYNDNLVARYVITTSTSPTLGARSIRANTEGNLALRDQALNMINNPKNLLASPPTAQKEPERLVRSVRVIGDTDHSVSLAWKAPQAKNTTVFSILYAIFGERDMRRINVEPGKTKITINGLIPKTKYIVCVCVKGLIPRKEQCIIFSTDEVASAGGTQKLINVVVISVACVIAVPLTLVVCCGALKRRCKKCFTRKPKEIQDSYVTFESLSPGAKAKGMEGEYLTRHTPDESNRLLSARSSVDSEAIPKAEGQPNEYFC